The DNA segment TGCAAACTCATAAGATTGAGGATGCATATAGTTTTAGCGGAGCGGCAAACGCAAGAGCGCTTGCGGTGAAGGACGGTAAATTTTATGTTTTTTCGCGTGAAGGCAAAGAAAATAAAGTTTTCATATACGATATGAAATAAAGCCCACATTTAAGGAGAAGAGATGCAAAGACGTTCTTTCTTAAAAGGCGCGGGAGCGGCTCTAGCTACGGCGGGAGCCTCTCCAAGCCTATTTGGTATGGAGCAGTTTGAGGTGGATTTTAAACCCAAATCCTATAAAAACGAACAGGGCGTAGAGTATCACTACCTTACCTGTCCTAGAAACTGCCGCGACGCCTGTTCGATGATCGCAGAGATCAAAGACGGTAAGATGGTTAGCATCAAGGGCGATCCGAAGCACCCTCTAACGCAAGGTACGGTCTGCGTCAAAGGTCATACCTACGCAATGCACCTATACAACGCCGATCGCATAATGTATCCGATGAAGCGCGTCGGTAAAAAGTGCGAGGGTAAATGGGAGCGTATCAGCTGGGATCAAGCGCTAAAAGAGATAGCCGCCAAGCTCACCGAGATCAAGGCAAAATACGGCGGCGAGGCGCTGACGGAATTTGTCTATTCAGGCAACGAAGGACATATCTCAAAGACGATCGCGCCTGGAAATTTCTTTGAAAAATACGGCGCTACGAGGCTTGTGCGTAACCCGTGCGATTGGCCGCGCTATGCAGGTACGCCGAGCGTCATCGGTACGGACTTTTCAAAAGACGCGCTGGAAGTCGATGAGAGCGATATGTATATCAGCTGGGGCTCAAACGAAGCCTATACGGCGGTGCACTGGATTAGATTTGCCCACCGCGTCAAAAAGCGAGGCGGCAAGATCATCGTCATAAATACGATCAGAATTCCGCTCGCAAACCAGGCCGATATGTTTATCCAGCTAAAGCCTTCAAGCGATCCGGCATTTTGTCTAGCGGTCTGCAAATTTTTGATAGAAGAAGATCTATATGATCATGAATTCGTAGAAAAATATACAACCGGCTTTGAAGATCTAGTACATGAGTGCTCACTCTACACTTATGGCGAACTATCTGAAATGTGCGGAGCAAGCGTAGATCAAATCAAAGTCTTTGCTAGAGAATACGCTCACGCAAAAGCACCGGCTATCATGCATGGCGACGGCGGGCAAAGACACTTTAACGGCGCAAGGCTGGTGCGCGCGGTTACCTTCTTGCCGGTGCTTACGGGCTGCCTTACAAAACTTGGCGGCGGATTATTCTGGGCTTACGTGCATGTAAAAGGTTGCTTTAACTTCGATAACTGCATGCCAGATCTTTCGCCAAAAGACGCAGAGGGCAAAAAGATAGAGCGCCAGCAGGTAAGCTACGTAGAATTTGGCAAAGGCATCCAAAAGGAAAATCCGACCTATTTGGGTAAGCCGATAAATACGGTAATTCGCGCCTGTATCAACTACAACTCAAATTTAATGGTCACCGCGCCGAATACAAATTTAATCAAAAAGCGCGTGATGGACGACGACTTTTTCTTAGTAGTCATCGATCCTTACGACATCGACACCTGCGACTACGCGGACTACGTATTGCCGGGCGTTACCTTTATGGAGAGCGAGGATATTCAAAACGATCAAATTTCAGGCTACGTCTGCTACAACGCTCAAAGCGTCAAACCGCTGGGCGAAGCCAAGACGAATTTGGAATTTTTTAACGCTCTAGCCAAGGCGATGGGATATACCGAGGAGTGCTTCGA comes from the Campylobacter rectus genome and includes:
- a CDS encoding molybdopterin-containing oxidoreductase family protein, whose translation is MQRRSFLKGAGAALATAGASPSLFGMEQFEVDFKPKSYKNEQGVEYHYLTCPRNCRDACSMIAEIKDGKMVSIKGDPKHPLTQGTVCVKGHTYAMHLYNADRIMYPMKRVGKKCEGKWERISWDQALKEIAAKLTEIKAKYGGEALTEFVYSGNEGHISKTIAPGNFFEKYGATRLVRNPCDWPRYAGTPSVIGTDFSKDALEVDESDMYISWGSNEAYTAVHWIRFAHRVKKRGGKIIVINTIRIPLANQADMFIQLKPSSDPAFCLAVCKFLIEEDLYDHEFVEKYTTGFEDLVHECSLYTYGELSEMCGASVDQIKVFAREYAHAKAPAIMHGDGGQRHFNGARLVRAVTFLPVLTGCLTKLGGGLFWAYVHVKGCFNFDNCMPDLSPKDAEGKKIERQQVSYVEFGKGIQKENPTYLGKPINTVIRACINYNSNLMVTAPNTNLIKKRVMDDDFFLVVIDPYDIDTCDYADYVLPGVTFMESEDIQNDQISGYVCYNAQSVKPLGEAKTNLEFFNALAKAMGYTEECFDWDSETVCRRFLDTEFAKKQNITYEKLKSVGWIKPFRTPETMKDQFPYYPYAPKDKLVFGTKSGKCELYSEAFKDAGYHPVIDLDDDWDYYEKHKNFGKDYLKKYPLYFMTPGTQLQDNSNWGNMPYILKRVIVKGNAELFMTREDMLARGIKEGDTVEATNEKGTAIFTAVETNQMQPGIVYAWNNIWVKVTKSRTGANILCSDGVSDLGNGSTYTASFCEVRKAAQQMS